In Jaculus jaculus isolate mJacJac1 chromosome 2, mJacJac1.mat.Y.cur, whole genome shotgun sequence, the genomic window atgacagtaggctcaccacttgtaagtgagggggtgaatcCACAAAAATTGCTCAGTTTGAACAAGAAGGACTCGGGCTGGCCCACGGCTGTGcatcggccatctttgtgaattatataaatctgaccctttttctgaagagagccgattctctaacatAGGGCGCTCTCACCTTAGGTTAGAGAATCAGGAGCTTTTAGGTcaaagagaaggccacgaagacgCAGGGACTCtctgtgtgctagggaaaggggtcCCCTGACACCCATGGGACTCAAGTGGTCACATCCACATGGGACATGCAGctcttccaggtgaagagagaacctaccagtgagtcctgagcccctgtCTAGCAGGAGCACCGATGTCTGTTTGAGGCAGTAGGCACACAGGAGTCCTCCTAAACTACGAGTGATATCAAACACATCCACAAGTAtcaacattctttatgccttataggcccagggcaaaatttctgaagccaggccagaaagaattaggagtgtcagggtccaaacgtgtattctgagggtttgggtactgTCAGGAAACATTCCGGCTCTTTATGTtcgatccccagaccccatgaaccaaaaaaaaaaaaaaaaaaaaaaaagccaggcattgtgactcatgcttataattccagtgctggggaggtggagacaggaggacccccaggACTCTCCCACCAAACAGGTTAAGCCTAATTGTCTAGGCCACAGAAAGAGCCGGCCTCAAAAAAAGGTAGACAGaagccaaagccaggtgtggtggcgctcgtCTTTAagcccatcacttgggaggcagaggtaggatgatgctgtgagttcaaggccagcctgagaaaacagagtgaactccaggtctgcctgggatagtgtgagatgctaccttggggATTTGGGGGTATAATAACGCTCTGGCCAGAAGACCCACTGGTTAAGGATGCTTGCCCTGCAAGCCTTCTGATCAGAGTGCagatccccattacccatgtataAAACCAGCCATGTGGAGGTGTCttcatctgcaatcccagtgtgcctgcaGCAATGGGAGGCAAGTCAGGAGAACTCTGATGCTCAggagccagctagtctggccttcccagcaggaaaaaaaaagacaaaatataccctgtctcaaaacaagatagAAGGGAGACCAGCACCCCAAGGTTGTTCCCTGACCTCTCTATGCACACTacagcatgtgtgtgttcatacacatGGTAATAATAATCACAATACAATAATAGAGTTAGAGGCATGCTGGGCTCTGTAGCTATGTGGTACTGAATGGGACAGGGCTCCTGGCTCCCTGGAGTTTTCCCCAGCTCATGGCCCCATGAGCGGAGGTGGCCCTGTGAGACTGCCCTCCCTTGTGCATTGGCTCAACAAAACTGGTGTATTCACAGTTGGAATGTTCTCCCCTCACGTGAGCTGAAAAGGGCATCCTGTCCAAGCTCTTGAAAGTGTAGAGGCTAGGAAGAAAAGAGTGCTGATCCAGGGTTCTCTAGCCCAGGGAGTGCTTAAGGGGCCAGTGAGGACCGGGCACGGAGGACCTGGGGTTCAGGAAGTGGTGAGGTTGTTTCCCCAGGGAATGGAAGGGTATCCGCTTGCAGTCTGACTTTAGGAACACAGTAGGTCAGGGAGACCCTGGGAAAGTAACCCACTTTGGGAGGATAGTTCAGAGTGTCCCACTGGCCCTGGTATATAGCACAGCTCTGCTGGTGAGGAGACTGGCCAGGCAGCATTGACAGGAAAAGGCTCTGTAGACAGTAGGGGTGTTGGGAGAAACAGTGGCCATTTAATCACAAGTGGGTGTGTACACATGCCGTGTCTGGAGAAACACAAGTTCACTTACACACAACTGGCCATTGCCTGGTGGTCCCagacacatgccattttgtgtgtctggctttaggtgggtactggggacttgaaccagggattttgggctttgcaagcaagtgcgtttagccactgagcaatttccccagcctttCGCCTACTCTTGATGGATGGGTTCAAGCCCCTCCAAACAGACACCTTGATCTGTGATGCAACCAGATTCCAAATCAGAAAAGATTTATTGATCTGGGAGCAGTGGCATACTCCTGTAAtaacagcagttgggaggctgaggcaggaggactgccggcTTGAGGCcggcctaggctacatagtgagactgtttcaaaagaaaaaaacaaaagctgggcatggtggggcacacccttaatcccagcgcttgggaggcagaggtgagagaattggcatgagtttgaggccaccctgggactacatagtgaattctgaaaaaccaaaaaaaaaaaaaaaggttccataACTCCCCATAGGTTTTTCTCACCCACTGATTTGTCCCGAGGGCACCCGGCCATCTCCACCTGACCTTCCCCAATTGGGGCTGGTGTGTCCTGCCCTCCTCTGGCTTAGCCACTGACCCCTgtctcccccccaccttcccgCTAGCTGTCCACGGTGGCCGAGAAGTCATGGGTCCTGCAGCTGGAAGAGGAGCTCACCCTGAAACGCCTCGAGATGGAAGAACTTCAGCAGTGCCTGCGGCACCCCGACCCCCCTGCCCCCCGACCACCCCGAGGACCCCGAGACCCTGCGGCTCCGAGAGCTTCTTCTGTCGGCCAGCAGGGAGCACCAGCCCGACAGCAGCCTGCTCTGGTAGAAGTACGAGGTGGCCCTGAAGGCCTACCAGGCCGAGGTGGACAAGCTCTGCGCCGCCGCCGACAGGTACGCGCGGGAGGTGGCCGACCTCAAAGCCAAGGTCCAGCAGGCCACCAGCGAGAACGTGGGGCTGTTGGACAACTGGAAGATGAAACTGGACTCTTTGGCCTCTGACCACCAGAAGTCCCTGGAGGACCTCAAGGCCACGCTGAACTCGGGCCCTGGGGCCCAGCAGAAGGAGATCGGGGAGCTTAAGGCACTCCTGGAAGGCATCAAGATGGAGCACCAGCTGGAGCTGGGCAACCTGCAAGCCAAGCACGACCTGGAGATGGCCATGcacaggaaggagaaggagggcctGCGGCAGAAGCTGCAGGAGTACCAGGACGAACTGGCCCGCCTGCAGCAGCACTGGCGGGCCCAGCTGGAGACGCAGGCCAGCCAGCaccggctccagctgcaggaagccCAGGACCAGTGCCGCGACGCCCAGCTGCGCGTGCAGGAGCTGGGGGGACTCGACGGCGAGTACCGCGGCCAGGCGCAGGCCATTGAGTTCCTCAAGGAGCAGATCTCGCTGGCTGAGAAGAAGATGCTGGACTATGAGCTCTTACAGCTGGCCGAGGCCCAGAGCAGGCAGGAGGCTGAGCTACTCCGCGAGAAGCTTCTGGTTGCCGAGAACAGACTCCAGGTGGTTGAATCCTTGTGTTCTGCCCAGCATAGCCATGTAGGCACCACTCGTCATCATGTGAACCCAGATGGGGAGGGTCTGGGTGGGCTTGTACTGCTGTGTGCCTGGTAAGGGGAagtttacgtatttatttatttgagagagagagaaagaaaggcaggtaagagagacaatgggcatgccagcgcttccagccactgcagatgaactccagacgtgtgcaccaccttgcgcatctggcttaagtgggtcctgtgaaatcaaacctgggtcctttggctttgcaggcaagcacattaactgctaagccatctctccagcccccccttttttgttttgtttggttttacctCAAGAGGAGGATACCCAAGGGGCCACAGAGAAGGGGCTGCCAACTTCCTTCCTTCATCAGCAGGGTGACAAGCCACAGTGATAGTAGGGACCAGTGTGGTCCTGCTGGGTGCTCAACTGAACAGACATACccttgggattataggcatcttTCTAGCCTCTTCAAACCCTTCTCACATTGGCCCAGGCATGAAGTATTGCATTACTTGGGAGACTGGcaggaaaaagaaatgcaagttcAAGAATAACCTGTACAACTTGGTGAAACCTTGTCTGGAAATTTTTACATAAAGGATGAGGATGGGCCTCAGcaatagagctcctgcctagaatcccccagtgaggggctggggtgtggctcagtggtagagctcctgcctagaatcccccagtgaggggctaggggtgtggctcagtggcagtgtTTGTCTAGCTGgttcctgggttccatcctcagtacCGGccgcactccccccccccccacacacacacagagtagatCAAGGCATCCTGCTGGAGCTGCCCAGGCATCCTCAGGGAGTGGGGGGGAGAGCTACTTCTAGCAAAGATCCTGCACTCCTTGCTGGCACACCAGACCCCTGCATCCCTGACCCTCCCTTTCTCATGAGCACAGGTTTATTTCCTTACAGGACTGTCCTTTTAGGTGATAGACTCCAATTATATTTCTGAGGAAACAATCCGGATGAAGGAGACCATAGAGGGTGGGTGGCCCCTGTGTTGGGTGggatctaatttttattttacttttggggattttatacatacatatgtatatatataataagttTTATCATTTTCACTCTTTATTacccttttttaagtttttgtttgttttttgaggtaggatctagctctggtccaggctgccctagaattcactgtgtaatctcagggtggcctcgaactcactgcaatcttcctacctctgcctcctgagggctgggatgaaaggcgtgcgccatcatgcctggcttctttaacCCCTCTTACTCCACACCTGCTAAATTCCTTCTCAGCTAGtgttctttctactttcatgctgtgtgtgtgtgtgtgtgtgtgtgtgtgtgtgtcccactgagtttaactaaggttgcttgtatgagcatgggtgggggttATTTCCTGGAGTGGACAACTTCCTAGTTGTTCCACTGGTGAAGAAAATGCTTCCATTTCCCCCAGTAACCAATAACTCCTCTGGGACAAGTGGAGGAGGTCTCGTGAGCCCCTCCCCTATCCCAGACAGAATGGTGACTGGGCCATCTCTGTGCGGGTCGATGCTGGCAGCCACGACTGCTGTGGCGCGTGCAGTTAGCTAGTGGCCACGCTGTGTTCAGAAGACGGCGTCCCTGGCACTCATCCTTGCCCTCTGCTTCTCATGCCACCACCACTTCTTCCATGTGTCCTGAGCCCTGGGGCTGGTGAGGGGCCATGCAGATGACCCCTTGCGTAGGTCTGAGCACACACTAGTCCCGTATACTCAGTGTTTTGACCAATTACGTGTACATGCACGAACCACCACCCACTGCAataaagaagcttttctgaccaacTCAGAGCAGCTCTAACCTATGCATATAAGCATAAATAGTTATTTTAGGccttttaatttaataaataattaaattgcattgtaagggctggagacgtggctcatctgttaaggtgcatgcctgtgaaacctaaggacccaggttcgattccccagtatccacataagccagatgcacaaagtggcacatgtgtctggggttcctttgcagtgactggagaccctggcacagtccattttctctctttatttgcctcttcctctgtctctcactctctcaaataaatatattttttttggtgggggggcggtagtctcactctagctcaggatgacttggaattcactatgtagtctcagggtggcctagaacttaacagcagtcctcctacctctgcctctggattgctgggattaaaggcgtgcaccaacagaCTCGGCTctaagtaaagtattttttaaaaatagcattgtaggagagctgggcattgtggcacacacctttaatcccagcatttgggaggcgaggtaagaggatcgctgtgagtttgaggccaccctgagactacatagtgaattccatgtcagcctagactagagtgataccctaccttaaaaaacaaacaaacaaacaacaacaataataatagcattgtagggatggagagatggcttagcagttaaggcacttgcctaggaagcctaaggacctaggtttgactccccagaacccacataagccagatgcacatacatctggaattcgtttgcagtggtgtacccattcttgctttctctctctgtctctctccctcaactaaataaaaataaaattcttttaaaaaaataatttaagcagggtgtggtgccacacgtgagtttgaggcggccctgagacgacatagtgaattccagatcagcttggctcagagtaagaccctacctcaaaaaaaataaaaataaaaaaataaaaaaagtttaaaaaataccatcgtagctggccatggtggctgacacctttaatcttagctcttgggaggtagagataggataattgccatgattttgaggccacctgagactacatagtgaattgctgccagaccctaccttacaaaaaaaaaaaaaaaagcattgtgaAGAAtgaactgtcaaaaataaaaggcaCTTTAAGACAAAAAGTCAAGCGGTGGGAAAGAGAGTGCAGTGGTCTGCACAGCTGGCTGGAAGGAAGCCTGGCCCAGGTGATGCTGTCGTGTGAATCATGGGACAGCGCCCCCTGTCTATGAGAAAGGCAAATGTAGAGACAGCAAAGACTTCAAAGAAACCCTAcagataaagttttttttaaagacctgtcttttgtttgtttgtttaaattttttgtttatttttattaatttatttgagagcaacagacagagagagaaagggggaggggagagagagagagagagagagagagagagagagagagagagagaatgggcacaccagggcatccaggcactgcaaacgacatgtgctctcccttgtgcatctggctaacataggtcatGAGGAAGCCAGCCttgaacggggatccttaggcttcacaggcaagcacttaaccactaagtcatctctctagccctacagaTAAAGTTTTACATGCaaatagcaaacaaataaattaaaagatcggaagaagccaggcatggtggcacatgcctttaatcccaacactcaggaggcagaagtaggacaatagctgtgagttcgaggccacccatagtgaatttcaggtcatcctgggctagagggaggccctacctcaaataaataagtaaatgatgaTAAAAGCACCAGAAATTCagcagaaataaagtaaaatagctgggcacagtggttcaCATCTTCaataccagaactcaggaggcagaggtaggaggatcgccatgagtttgaagccaccttgagatatacatagtgatttccaggtcagcctggactagagtgagaagctaccttgaaaaaaataaaaataaaaataaataaataaataaagtagctgggtgtggtggcacatgccttttaaaaaatattttatttttatttatttattataccgataaaaggagagagagaatgcatgccagggtctccaaccactgcaaacaaactccagatgtgtgtgcccccttgtgtgtctggctaacgtgggttctggagaatcgaacctgggtcttttggctttgctggcaaatgccttaaccagtaagtaattcctccagcctggcacatgactttaatctcagcactcgggaggctgaggtaggaggatcaccgaatttgagtccactctgagactacatagtgaattcctggtcagcctgggccagagtgagactctacctcaaaaaatcaaaataataataataataaataaaacaaaatgggggctagagagatggtttagcagttaaagtacatacctgagaaacctaaggacccaggtttgactccccaggtcccacgtaagccggatgcacatgatggtgcatgtacctggagttcatctgcagtggttagagaccctggtgagcccattctccctctgtgtctttcccaagtaaataaataaaaataaatgaaaacaaaacaaaaataagtaactaaagtaaaataagtaaagcCCAACTCAAAAGGTTCCCATTCTGCAGATGCCACAAAAGGGGTAGCCTTTACGTAAATAGTGCCCAATCAAGGGCTGTTTAGCAGAAAAGTTACCAAGATTAAGTAACGCTTGAAACGGCACACTGGCACCAGTGGTAGGTCCTCCCTGCCCCACCAGGACCTATGACCTCCCCGGGCATGGGCCCTTGCCATGCCGCCCCATTGGTCCTGGAACTGTCACTGgcatctctcccttctctcccaggCCTGCAGGACAAGCTCAACAAGAGGGACAAAGAGGTGGCAGCCTTGGTGTCCCAGATCGAGATGCTCAGGGCCCAAGTAAGTGGTAAGTTTCTCTCCTGTGCAGTAGATGGGACAGTGGGGGAGTGGCAGGTGTGACTTTAGTGACACAAGccagtccatgtgtctggagcatgTACCTGGACTACAGCGATGGGCGCAGTCAACAATGGGGCTGAGGCCCTGAGTTCTCCCCAGAATTAGTCTCTAGTTCACGTCCCACCTACCTTGGGTTTTCCCTGTGGCTTTGAAgactcaaactttttttttttttttttttcccaaggtaggatctcactctagctcagactgacctggaattcactatgtagtctcagggtggcctcaaactcatggcaatccatctacctctgccaccctgtgctgggattaaaggcatgtgccaccactcctggctcaggtggttttttttttatttgagagagacagacacaggttgaaagaatgggcttgccagggcctccagcctctgcaaacaaactccagacacatgtgccaccttgtgcatctggctcacgtgggtcttggggaatcaaacctgggtcttgtggctttgcaggcaagtgtcttaactgctaagccatctctctagtgcatccacctctttttgtgacagggtctctcattgacttgGAGGTCACTAATTAAGCTAGACTAACTGGAGAGTGAGctaggatcctcctatctctgcctccccagtgctgggattacaagtatgcaccaccacactgaggtggtggtggtgatttatttatttatttatttatttatttatttatttgagaaagacaaagactgagagacacagagaggcatatacagagagagaatgggcttcccagggtctctagccactgcaaacaagttccagatggcatgtgctacctagtgcatctggcttacaagggtactgaaatgtcaaacttgggtctttaggctttgtaggcaagtgccttaactgataacccATCTGTCCTGcccttgtttttggtttggttttgttgaggtaaagtctcaccctagcccaggccaacctggtactctgtagtcctaggctggccttgaacccatcatgttccttctacctctgcctcccaagtgctgggattaaagtcgtgtgccactatgcctggcttgaggTTTGGggtttcttttgcttgttttttgttttgtttttatgtggcttgtggggattgaactctggttctcttgctttcaaggcaagcactttaccctctgAGATGTCCCCCCAGCCCTATGGTCCTCTCTCTGTTtaatacagggtctcactatgtagctcttgCTGGCCTAGAAATAtcagtgctcctcctgcctcagcctctccagttctgggatGATAGATGGCACAGTTGGCACTGCCAGCCTCTTAAGGGTGATGCTACTGTCATCCCCTTGGGCATCCTGATCAAGGTGGGGCCCCTGGGTGGAGTTTCATTCATGTTCAAACGCACCCTCTCCCTACCCCATGGCTCCCCTCAGCCCTGGAGAACAAGTGTAAGTCGGGAGAGAAGAAGGTGGACTCCCTTCTGAAGGAGAAGAGAGGTCTGGAGGCGGAGCTGGAGACTGAGTCACCGAAGACCCATGATGCCTCAGGCCAGCTGGTCCACATCAGCCAAGAACTGCTGAGGAAGGAACAGTGAGTGCATCGTGGGCTTGGCATACAGGAGCCCTCACAtccgttttatttttttttttaatatgttatttttggagctgggtgtggtggcacacgcctttaatcccagcacttaggaggtaggaggatcgccgtgagttcggggccagcctgagactatatagtgaattccagatcaacatgagctagaatgacaccctaccttgaaaaaaaataagttattacttttttatttatttgagagagagaaagagaaaggaagggaaagaatgggtatgccagggcctccagccactgctaacagactccagattcatgcaccccccttgtgtatatggcttaatctgggtcctaggaaatcgaacgtagttcctttggctttgcaggcaagggccttaaccgctaagccatctctctagcccacactcttctatttattatttatttatttgagaggcagataatcagtgggcacaccaggacctccaggcactgcaaaccaactccaatacccacataaaaccagaggcatAAGTTAGCTCATGAGTCTGGCAgtgactagaaaccctggtgtgtccattcttttctttctgtctgcctctctctcaaacaaattagaaataataataataaaatagcctggcacggtggtgcatgcctttagtcccagcatttgggaggcagaggtaagagagtcattgtgagttcaaagccaccctgaaactacatagtaaattccaggtcggcttgggctaaagggagacactaccttgaaaacactaagtaagaaagtaaagtaaataaaatgcaaagaacATTCCAGAAGCAGCCACGTCCTTTTGGTGGTCCTGTGTCCTAATCTTGCTGCT contains:
- the LOC101604188 gene encoding LOW QUALITY PROTEIN: CAP-Gly domain-containing linker protein 2-like (The sequence of the model RefSeq protein was modified relative to this genomic sequence to represent the inferred CDS: deleted 1 base in 1 codon; substituted 1 base at 1 genomic stop codon), with the protein product MREQGVEGVSLGIRELQKLSTVAEKSWVLQLEEELTLKRLEMEELQQCLRHPDPPPPDHPEDPETLRLRELLLSASREHQPDSSLLWXKYEVALKAYQAEVDKLCAAADRYAREVADLKAKVQQATSENVGLLDNWKMKLDSLASDHQKSLEDLKATLNSGPGAQQKEIGELKALLEGIKMEHQLELGNLQAKHDLEMAMHRKEKEGLRQKLQEYQDELARLQQHWRAQLETQASQHRLQLQEAQDQCRDAQLRVQELGGLDGEYRGQAQAIEFLKEQISLAEKKMLDYELLQLAEAQSRQEAELLREKLLVAENRLQVVESLCSAQHSHVIDSNYISEETIRMKETIEGLQDKLNKRDKEVAALVSQIEMLRAQVSALENKCKSGEKKVDSLLKEKRGLEAELETESPKTHDASGQLVHISQELLRKEQSLNELRVLLLEANRHSPGPERDLSREVHKAEWRMKEQKLKDNIRGLREKLTGLDKETSLSEQRRYSLIDPASAPELLRLQHQLASTEDALRDALDQGQQVESLVEALRGCSDRAQTIGSSGSANGIHQPDKAHKQEDKH